Genomic DNA from Bacteroides zhangwenhongii:
CTCCTGTAGAGGGATTACCAATACGCAGAATATAGCAATCGTTTGCTCCAGTTGTATTTGTCCAAAATATATTGTTCTTTATAGAAATAGTTGGTAATTTAGACGTATATACCATTGCCGTAGTAGCAGTTTCCATATTGATGAATGTATTATTTTCTATAGTACATTTGGTAATACCTGCATTTTGTCCTTTAAATAAAGAAAATTTGCTTACTTTTCCAGAAATGCAATAGAATATGTTATTCTTAAATACAACATTCTGATATTCTTGACTAGTACTACCTCCTAAAGAAATAACATTTTTTTCATTTGTTTCCTCTGATTTAAAAATAGAATTCTCTATATAGAAGTTCTTAATGGAACGTGTATTTGTACTTAGATACAATAGATGTTTTCCTGGGGCTGGAACTATTTGGCATTGGTCAAATATTACATATTTGAAAGGATTATTGTCCGTGTTATATGTAAATATTTGATTATTTAGCTCTGTGGTCCCTACTATATTTATATTTTTGCATATAAAATGACCTTGACTTGCTGTGGGCTGTATTAGTTTTATTTGTTTGTTAACATTTAGTGAACTTTTAACTTGGGAATTATCTCCGATAATAATTAGATTTGTAATCGTTCCTGTTCCATTATAACTGGTTGTTATCCCTTCCTTAATGAAATAAATACCTTCTTTTTCTATAGGAGAATTGTCTGAAATATAAACAGCATCTTTAAAGGTCTCTTTATTTATCTCTATTCCACCTATTGTAATTGTTCCTCCTGCTTTATAAAGTTCATAATAGCTATCAATAATTTCTATTGCTTTTACTTGAATCTTAGCAACTGCCCAGCTTGCATTTGTATTAGCTTGTACTGTAACCTCACAACTGTTATCAGCCGTAGCACGTGTGAGGGTCGCAGCATTTGCCGGAGCCGTTACACTCAATGTCGCTTTGTTAGTACTTTCGTCAATATCACTAACACTTACTGTCCAACCAGCAGGTCCATTTGCTATAATATTTTCTCCTTTAATTTCAATTTCAGTTGTGGCAGTCTTACCGTAACCAATTTCCCATACTCCATTTTTAAAGCCTTCTGTAGGTTCTACTATTTTACAGATAACATCTTTCACGATAGGGATGGAGATAGGTTCACTTTCTGAAGTTAGCTTGATTACAAAGAAGTCTCCTTCTACCTTAGCTGATTCAAAGAAAGTATCAGTACTTCCTCCTTCACCGGAACTTACGGCAGATACTTTCTCACCCTTTTCGTTTTTTACATCTTCCCATGTTGTACCATTATCATAGCTAACTTGCCAGAAACTACCATCTTTGGTAATTTGGAATTTAGGAGTAATACCATCTGTACCCGGAGTTCCTACAGCCTGTACAGGTGTACCGTTTTGTGTGAGTACAACACCTTCTACTTCCCATTGACCGTCAGTATTTACGGTTATCTCTGGAATTTTCACTGTTCCTTCAGAACCTTGAGTTAATTTAATAGTAGAACCATCGCTTAAGGTCAATGTATATGTTCCACTTACTTCGTTTACATTCGTAATGCTCTGACCACCTTCAAGCAAGCGCTTGATGGCTGTCATATTATCATTCAACAAGTTGACTTGTGCTTCTAGAGAACTAACGCGATCTTTCAGGTTATCAACATCGTCTCTCAAATCGTCAGTATCGCATGATGCTAGTGCAAATAGCGCGAATGCGGTTAACAGGATTGATTTAAAGTAATTCATAGATATATGTGTATTAGTTATTTTATTTATTAGTTATTTTTATTCGACTACATTAATGACTAAATTGCGCGTCACTGTAGATGCATGATCTATATTTGCATTTCTAGCCAAGAATGTTGCGTTGTAAATACCAATTTCGTTATAAGTATGAGTGTAAGAATCCAAAGATTGGGTAATGTCTTTTATCTTTGTTCCTTGATCTGGAGTACACGAATTTACAGCTATTGGATCTGATACTAGCCAACTGTATTTCAAACCAGATCCTATAGAACTGCTTTGTAATATGAGAGTTCCGGTACCCACATTATCTAGATTCCATATACCACTTATACCAGCTTCTGAACCGTATTCAGGATCTCCTTTCATCTTAGCTTGGTCAGAAAGGTTCCATTTGTTTTTCATATTCAAAGGAACAAAACCAAAGGACCCTGCAGAATATTGGGTGGTTTGGCCATTTTTCATTACATCAGTAAAACACATCTGGTCAAAACGGAAAGTGGATTGAGCTGCATTATTTTTTAGTCCTCTATAACAAATAGCTAAAGTGACCTTTTTCCCTATATATTCGGATACGTCAATACTATATGATTGAGTTTTGCTGATAGCCGGATATTCATTGACAATCTCTTTCCACCGGCCATCAGTTTCGAACTGTTCTACTAATATAGAATCATTCTCAAAATTGTCTTTAGATAATCCAGGGAACTCATCCGATATATAAACGTGTCTTTCTGTTCCATTTATATTACCGTATTGTAGATTTATAGAGAAGTCAAGACTGACTTTTTCTAATTGAGAGGGATCAATACTGGATCGTTCGCGATACTGATATTTATATCCTTCTTCGCCACTGAAGAAAGATATAAAGTCTGGATCGCCGGATAATAGGAATTGTACGGGAGTACCTTTTTTCACTGTCACTATCTGACCATCGTAACTGGTATTTTCGTTTGTAGCTACAGATACTTGGAGACCTACCTCTTCATCTAAGCCATCCTCACACGCACCAAAGAATAGGCTCGCCAAACATAGAGCTATTAATTTATATGTTTTCATACTTTAATCTGCTTTTATTAGTTGAAACTTGTTATTACCATCCCGGATTATTTTGTGTAATAGCTTTATTTACACTCATCTCCGCATCGGGAATAGGGAAATAATTGTATGTATCTGTAATATTAAAATATGCATATACATTGGTTTGTCCTTGAGGCCAGTTTGCAGCATTTCCTGATTGAGCTTGAGATACCAATGCTTGCATATTGTCTACAAACTCCCCCCAACGGATCAGATCAAAACGACGAGTATATTCAAAACAAAGCTCCATAGCGCGCTCGTCTTTTACAGCTTGACGGAATTCTTCCTTTGATAAGGTTTCCGGATACTCTGTGATACCGGCACGTCTTCTAACATCGTTCAAATAAGTATAGGCTAGTTTGGTAGGTGCGTCGTTAGCTTCATTTTCTGCTTCTGCAATCATCAATAGTACGTCGGAATACCGTAAGATCGGAAAGTTGATAGAAGTATAATTCTTATCTTTCTTATCGGCTTCATATTCACGGCGGAATTTTCCACATGGGCGACTGTAATTAGTCGTTTTTGAAGTATTCTCTGTATCTTTATCACCGTATTGATAAGATATCGGGCCATACTGGGCCATCACTTCTGCTTTTTTACCCAATTCAAAGGTACGGCCGGTTACACCATTGTCGGTAAACACATAGGTGAACGGAACTATATTCCAATTAAAACGTTCAATGTCATGATTGTTTATATATAGATTATACAGTTTAGGGGTACTGTAAATGAAGCCATAACAATAGCCCGGATCAGCTTTCCCTACAATGCTACTATTTGAGGAAAAGTCTTTGGCTGGCACTCCGAAGAAGTTACCGATACGACCTTCCGCTTGTGTGTCTGAAGTGTTGTTTCCTGCAAATTCTGCTTCCCAAATACTTTCGTTGGCAGTGGTGTTGTAACGGTTGGCGCATAAGTCGATGAAAAAGTCCCAATAGTTTTCAGCGAGTCCATGACCAGCTCCTATCACTTTTTGTGCGTAAAAACTGGCTTGCTCATAATAGTCTTTTGTTTCTGCCTGCGTCGCATTTCTTTTTTCACGATGATATTCTCCAGCACGGAATAGGTAAACGCGAGCCAATATTCCCCATGCGGTCGATTGCGAGATACGTCCCGGCTTGTAAGATAGTTCTGCTGCCGATTTCAGACCGGTTTCTACTGCGTCAGCCATTTCAGTGACAATAAAGTTGTAGATAGTTTGTCTATCGGTACGAGGGATATCAAGACCGACAACACTTTGAGTAGAAGAAGTCTTAAACGGAACATCTCCCCAACATTGAACCAAAGTGAAATAGTAGAAAGCGCGCAGAAAACGGGCTTCTGCTATATATTGTGCTTTTACAGCATCTGACATTCCGGTTACGTGGTCGATGTTTTCTAAAAACATATTAGCACGGTTGATACCTGCGTATAATACGTACCAAAGTGCAGTTACAGTTGCATCACTGGTTGTTGCATTGTTACAGATAAGTCCTCTATCAGCAGGACCACGGCTACCCCCATAATGTGACATATCATCTCCTGCAACTAAGTACATATAATCTGCACCGTAAAAAGCTTGCTGAGAGATAGTGGCATATATACCAGTCAAGAAGGAAGCAGCTTCTTCCTCCGTATTGAAATAGTTCTCCGGAGTTAACTTTGTTGGCTCTTTCTCTAGAAATTCGCAGGATGCGAATGTGAAGCCAACCAGTAAAGATATGATTGCTATTTTTAATGTTTTCATAATCTGAATCTTGTTTTGAATTACTGATTAATCATCGGTTTAGAATCCTAAGCTTACACCGAAGCTAATTGAATAGGCTCTAGGATAAGAAGAATAGTCCAGTCCCGGAGTTAAAGCGCTGCTGCTACGTACAGATACCTCAGGATCGTAGCCGGAATAACTAGTCCATGTCCAAAGATTTTGGGCGGCAACATAAACACGTGCTTTATCGATTTTCCATTTCCGAGTCATCTGTGCCGGGAATGTGTATCCGAGAGTTACGTTTTTCAAACGTAAGAATGAGCCATCCTCTATGATACGTGAAGAGAATACACGGTTCGAACTAGAGTCGGTAGCGGAGGGGATATCACTGGTCGGATTCTCCGGAGTCCAACGGTTGGCGTAGCTTGCATACTGGTTCAGTTCACGCGATTTGTTGTTTCCACTCTCAAAGAATAAACGGTTGGCATTCATGATATCGTTGCCGTAAGACCATTGGAAGAATATACTTAAATCTATTCCTTTATACTCGAAGTTATTAGTGAAACCTCCAGTATGTATTGGAAGACCACGTCCAATGATAGTACGGTCATTGGAGTCGATCACACCATCACCATTCAAGTCAGCATATTTAGGCATACCCGGTTGAGTATTGTTTTCTGTTGAGAAGTGAGGAACTCCCGGTTTCAAACTATAAGAACTACCTGATTTGTTGAAATCATCATATTTGTAAGTTCCTTCATAGACGTATCCGTACATCATTCCCATGGAGTAGCCTACTTTGGCTATGTAGCTTGACTGGCTATTGTATTTCTGATCAAACTGTGCAAAACTTAATAACGATGTCTGATTTTCGGCTAATTCCAGAACCTTATTCTTATTAAAGGAGATGTTGAAGTTACTCGTCCATTTAAAATCACGGTTTTTGATGTTAGTAGTATTTAAACTCAGTTCCAATCCATCGTTACGTACTTTACCTACATTTTTGATTGCACTATAATAGCCGGAGGAATAGGGTAATGTGGCGTCTAGTAATAGATCACGCGTCGTTTTGCGATAGATATCCATTGTAATTCCGATCCGTTCGTCAAAGAATCCTAAGTCAAGTCCAAGATTCCATTGTTCTGTGGTTTCCCATTTCAAATCTTTATTAGGTAAAGATGTTGGAACAACACCAGCATTAGTTGCATCATTATCAAAAGGATATACGCCGCTTGGTATAGAGTTGTTGGATGTGTAAGCACCAACTCTTGATTTAAGTACTGCCAATAGTGCGTAATAATCGTATTCACCGATGCGGTTGTTTCCCGTAAGACCCCAGCTTGCACGGAGTTTACCACTGGAGATTATCTTCTTTAGGGGGGCCATGAAGTTTTCTTCTGTGAAAGTCCATGCTAAAGAAGCTGACGGGAAATAGCCGTAACGGTTATCTTTGTTAAATTTGGAAGATCCATCTACACGGAAAGAAGCCGTTGCATAGTATTTGGATTGATAATTATAGTTCAAACGTCCTAGATAAGAAAGCATTGACCAAGAAGATTTAGCAGAACTTGTGGCTCCTACTTGTCCTTCGCTCATCCCTGCCATACCGAGTGATTCGTTAGGGATATGAGTTGTCCGGAACGAATAATATTCATAATCTGAGTTTTGGAATGTAATACCGGCCAATGCATTAAAGAAATGTTTCTTTTTGATATTAGTCTGATAGGTCAATGTGTTTTCATTCAGCCAAGTTAAACGTTGTTGACGGACAACTTGTGCATTGACTTTATCTGTGGAAGTTGGACCTCCGTAACGTGTTTTTGAGTTGTTGAATTGATCCTGATTGCGTGAATCATAAGTATAACCACCTGATACTTTCAGCTTTAGGCCTTTGATGATTTCATATTCCGCAAATCCGTTTATTTGCAGGTTATTGATATAGTATTTTCGGTATTCATTTTTTAAAGACATGATTGGGTTGAAGCGGTAGTCACTACTACTATCGATTGTTTCGTCAATAACAGTTTCCATTAGTGAGCTTAATGGTTTGTCAGGAGCTGTAACCGGACGATATCCCCATACACTGTAGAAGAGGTTATTCATGCCACTATAAGACGTTGCGGAAGGAGTACTACCTGTTTGGATTGAACGTGAATAGTTGGTAGTGAGACTCATATTCAGTTTATTGCGACGTACAACTGTATTCATACGTCCCTGCATACGTTCATACCCGGTCTTTAACACGGTTCCATTTTGATCGAAGTAAGAGAGAGAAGCATTGTATCGAATCCCTTCTGTACCTCCCATCAATCTGACAGTATGGTTATGTTGCCAAGCTGTTTGGAATATTTCGTCTTGCCAGTTATATTGAGGGATATTGCGATAATCTTCTAGTGACCACTGCTTTCCTTGATAATTCATGAGATAGGTTCTAGCCGTAATTTCAGGATAAGTTTCATTTTGCAGTTTTACGAATTCGTAAGCATCCATCATCGGAATGGTACGAGTGATGTGTTGTACGCCAAAACTGCCATCATAAGATAATTGAGGCTTACCTACTTTACCTTTCTTTGTTGTAATGATAACTACACCATTGGCACCGCGTGCACCATAAATAGCTGTGGCTGACGCATCTTTTAAGAATTCCATTGATTCTATATCCGATGGGTTCAAAGTGCTTGCTGCAGATGAATCTTCAATTGGAAAACCATCGATAACAAACAGGGGAGAGTTTTCTTGAGTCAACGAGTTATTACCACGAATAACGATGTTCATAGAACTACCGGGTGTACCTTCACTTGAAGTTACATTAACTCCCGCAATACGTCCTCCTAAAGCTTGATCAATAGAAGCAACCGGAGCACTCAGTACGTCATTCAGATTCGCTTTAGCAACAGAACCTGTCAAGTCTCGTTTACGTACTTCTTGATAACCGACAACGACAACCTCGTCCAACGTTTTGGTGTCTTCTTTCAGTGTGATGAGCATTGGCTTTTGTGTGTCAACTTTCTGCTCGATAGTAGTGTAACCGATAAAGGAAATAACTAGTATTGCATTCTTATTAGGTACATTAAGAGCAAATTTACCATCAAGGTCAGTGATTGTTCCTTGTGAAGTTCCTTTTACCTGAACGCTGGCACCCGGCACTCCTTCACCTAAGTTATCTTTCACTGTACCCTTTACAAGTACCTGTGCAAGTACAAAAGAAACAGAAAATAAGATCAGTCCAAGTGAGGAGAGAATCCTTTTCCTAGTTTGAGTGGATAAATGTTTTTCCATATATTAAAAATTAAGTGATTTTATTGAATCTACGTCTGCAAAGATATACAGATTGACTTTTCTTGTATGGGTAGAATTATTCAAGATAGGTGCAAAATCATACAAATCTATTATTCTCATATTTCTATTCTTCTTTTACACTTTCTAATAATGCGGATAACTCTTTTACAATCTCGGGATGTGACTTCGCTACATTCGTTTTCTCCGATGGGTCGGATGAGAGATCATATAGCTGAGGCTGTTTGTCATTACCCAGTTCCATCTTTGTCCAAAACTCGATAGCAGGACCATCGCTTGGTTCAATATATTTCCATTGTCCCTTAACAATGGCAAGTGTGTTATTCAGATTTTGTTGGACTACATACTCACGACCTGTATTGTTTTTGCCTAAAAGTACATCCAGATGTTCCTGGCTGTCGGGGGCTGCACCTTTGCGCAAGGGCTGATTCAGAAGCGAAGCAAGTGATGCGTAAGTGTCGATCTGCGAGAAAAGTGCCTGTTGTTTGGAAGGCTGTATCTTAGCAGGCCAGCGAATGATAAAAGGAATGCGGGTACCGGCTTCGTAAGCACTGTATTTGCCACCGCGATAGATTCCCATTGGAGTATGACCATTAAGATTCTCGTAGGCATAGTCCTGATAGCCGTCGTCAATCACGGGGCCGTTGTCACTGGTGAAGATCAGAATGGTGTTGTCGGCCATGTTGAGGCTATCCAATATGTGCATGATTTCACCGATAGTCCAGTCTAACTGAAGAATGACATCGCCACGTGTTCCAAGTCCGCTTTTTCCTGCAAAACGAGGGTGGGGGATACGGGGCACATGCACGTCTTGCGTACCCATATATAAGAAGAAGGGCTCTTCCTGATGTGAGGCAATGAAGTTCTTAGCCTTGTCAGTGATAATGTCGGCTATGTCTTCATCTTGCCAAAGAGCGGATTTTCCTCCGGTCATCCAGCCGATACGGGGAATACCGTTAATAATGGTATTGTTGTGTCCTTGACTGGGCTTTAATTTCACAAGTTCCGGATTTTCTTCTCCCGTAGGCCAGTCACCTACTTTGTGGTCGTAGCTGACGGTGATAGGATCGTTCGGATCAAGATTCACTACACGTCCGTTTTCAACGAATACACAAGGAACACGATCTACGGTTGCCGGAATGATGAATTCATAATCGAAACCGATACTTTGTGCATTCGGACTGATTTGGCTGTTGAAGTCTGTTCCGCCTTTCGGCCCCAGTCCCAGATGCCATTTGCCGACAGCACCGGTAGCGTATCCGGCGTCTTTCAGCATATCGGCCATTGTAACGCAGGCAGTGTCGATGATAAGTTCCGAGTTTCCGGGAGCAATACCCGTGTTTTCCTGCCGCCAGGGATACATACCCGTCAAGAGCCCGAAACGGGAAGGGGTACTGGTAGCCGAAGTGGCGTAAGCATTGGTAAATTGTACTCCTTGTCCTGCCAGGCGGTCAATATTGGGAGTACTAACTTTACTCGCTCCGTAACAGCTCAAGTCACCGATACCAAGATCATCCGCAAATATATAAATGATGTTCGGCTTCTGAACGTTTTGTCCGTTGTTCTTTTGAGATGCGTGATTGCAGCCGGTTAGCATGGCAATGCCGGGCAATAACGGGAATAGGCGTGAAACGTTTCTCATAATGTTTATCTTTTAGGGGTAATGTTACTGATACAAAGATAAACAATTGAGAAAACAAGGATGACTAGTAATGTACAACTGAAGTACAAAATAGTACACTCCTGATAATACCGGATATTACGCTGTTTCTTCTTCCCCTTCTTCTTTCTCTTCCCCTTTACGGTAGGCCAACGGACTGACGTGATAAATCTCTTTGAAGCACTTACTGAAATAGCGCGAAGAAGAGAAGCCGATTCGGTCGGAGATTTCCGTGATATTCAGTTCCGGATTGTTCCGGAGCATGACGGCTCCTTTCTTGAGACGTATA
This window encodes:
- a CDS encoding RagB/SusD family nutrient uptake outer membrane protein — translated: MKTLKIAIISLLVGFTFASCEFLEKEPTKLTPENYFNTEEEAASFLTGIYATISQQAFYGADYMYLVAGDDMSHYGGSRGPADRGLICNNATTSDATVTALWYVLYAGINRANMFLENIDHVTGMSDAVKAQYIAEARFLRAFYYFTLVQCWGDVPFKTSSTQSVVGLDIPRTDRQTIYNFIVTEMADAVETGLKSAAELSYKPGRISQSTAWGILARVYLFRAGEYHREKRNATQAETKDYYEQASFYAQKVIGAGHGLAENYWDFFIDLCANRYNTTANESIWEAEFAGNNTSDTQAEGRIGNFFGVPAKDFSSNSSIVGKADPGYCYGFIYSTPKLYNLYINNHDIERFNWNIVPFTYVFTDNGVTGRTFELGKKAEVMAQYGPISYQYGDKDTENTSKTTNYSRPCGKFRREYEADKKDKNYTSINFPILRYSDVLLMIAEAENEANDAPTKLAYTYLNDVRRRAGITEYPETLSKEEFRQAVKDERAMELCFEYTRRFDLIRWGEFVDNMQALVSQAQSGNAANWPQGQTNVYAYFNITDTYNYFPIPDAEMSVNKAITQNNPGW
- a CDS encoding sulfatase-like hydrolase/transferase, producing the protein MRNVSRLFPLLPGIAMLTGCNHASQKNNGQNVQKPNIIYIFADDLGIGDLSCYGASKVSTPNIDRLAGQGVQFTNAYATSATSTPSRFGLLTGMYPWRQENTGIAPGNSELIIDTACVTMADMLKDAGYATGAVGKWHLGLGPKGGTDFNSQISPNAQSIGFDYEFIIPATVDRVPCVFVENGRVVNLDPNDPITVSYDHKVGDWPTGEENPELVKLKPSQGHNNTIINGIPRIGWMTGGKSALWQDEDIADIITDKAKNFIASHQEEPFFLYMGTQDVHVPRIPHPRFAGKSGLGTRGDVILQLDWTIGEIMHILDSLNMADNTILIFTSDNGPVIDDGYQDYAYENLNGHTPMGIYRGGKYSAYEAGTRIPFIIRWPAKIQPSKQQALFSQIDTYASLASLLNQPLRKGAAPDSQEHLDVLLGKNNTGREYVVQQNLNNTLAIVKGQWKYIEPSDGPAIEFWTKMELGNDKQPQLYDLSSDPSEKTNVAKSHPEIVKELSALLESVKEE
- a CDS encoding DUF5017 domain-containing protein, whose translation is MKTYKLIALCLASLFFGACEDGLDEEVGLQVSVATNENTSYDGQIVTVKKGTPVQFLLSGDPDFISFFSGEEGYKYQYRERSSIDPSQLEKVSLDFSINLQYGNINGTERHVYISDEFPGLSKDNFENDSILVEQFETDGRWKEIVNEYPAISKTQSYSIDVSEYIGKKVTLAICYRGLKNNAAQSTFRFDQMCFTDVMKNGQTTQYSAGSFGFVPLNMKNKWNLSDQAKMKGDPEYGSEAGISGIWNLDNVGTGTLILQSSSIGSGLKYSWLVSDPIAVNSCTPDQGTKIKDITQSLDSYTHTYNEIGIYNATFLARNANIDHASTVTRNLVINVVE
- a CDS encoding SusC/RagA family TonB-linked outer membrane protein, whose product is MEKHLSTQTRKRILSSLGLILFSVSFVLAQVLVKGTVKDNLGEGVPGASVQVKGTSQGTITDLDGKFALNVPNKNAILVISFIGYTTIEQKVDTQKPMLITLKEDTKTLDEVVVVGYQEVRKRDLTGSVAKANLNDVLSAPVASIDQALGGRIAGVNVTSSEGTPGSSMNIVIRGNNSLTQENSPLFVIDGFPIEDSSAASTLNPSDIESMEFLKDASATAIYGARGANGVVIITTKKGKVGKPQLSYDGSFGVQHITRTIPMMDAYEFVKLQNETYPEITARTYLMNYQGKQWSLEDYRNIPQYNWQDEIFQTAWQHNHTVRLMGGTEGIRYNASLSYFDQNGTVLKTGYERMQGRMNTVVRRNKLNMSLTTNYSRSIQTGSTPSATSYSGMNNLFYSVWGYRPVTAPDKPLSSLMETVIDETIDSSSDYRFNPIMSLKNEYRKYYINNLQINGFAEYEIIKGLKLKVSGGYTYDSRNQDQFNNSKTRYGGPTSTDKVNAQVVRQQRLTWLNENTLTYQTNIKKKHFFNALAGITFQNSDYEYYSFRTTHIPNESLGMAGMSEGQVGATSSAKSSWSMLSYLGRLNYNYQSKYYATASFRVDGSSKFNKDNRYGYFPSASLAWTFTEENFMAPLKKIISSGKLRASWGLTGNNRIGEYDYYALLAVLKSRVGAYTSNNSIPSGVYPFDNDATNAGVVPTSLPNKDLKWETTEQWNLGLDLGFFDERIGITMDIYRKTTRDLLLDATLPYSSGYYSAIKNVGKVRNDGLELSLNTTNIKNRDFKWTSNFNISFNKNKVLELAENQTSLLSFAQFDQKYNSQSSYIAKVGYSMGMMYGYVYEGTYKYDDFNKSGSSYSLKPGVPHFSTENNTQPGMPKYADLNGDGVIDSNDRTIIGRGLPIHTGGFTNNFEYKGIDLSIFFQWSYGNDIMNANRLFFESGNNKSRELNQYASYANRWTPENPTSDIPSATDSSSNRVFSSRIIEDGSFLRLKNVTLGYTFPAQMTRKWKIDKARVYVAAQNLWTWTSYSGYDPEVSVRSSSALTPGLDYSSYPRAYSISFGVSLGF
- a CDS encoding PL29 family lyase N-terminal domain-containing protein is translated as MNYFKSILLTAFALFALASCDTDDLRDDVDNLKDRVSSLEAQVNLLNDNMTAIKRLLEGGQSITNVNEVSGTYTLTLSDGSTIKLTQGSEGTVKIPEITVNTDGQWEVEGVVLTQNGTPVQAVGTPGTDGITPKFQITKDGSFWQVSYDNGTTWEDVKNEKGEKVSAVSSGEGGSTDTFFESAKVEGDFFVIKLTSESEPISIPIVKDVICKIVEPTEGFKNGVWEIGYGKTATTEIEIKGENIIANGPAGWTVSVSDIDESTNKATLSVTAPANAATLTRATADNSCEVTVQANTNASWAVAKIQVKAIEIIDSYYELYKAGGTITIGGIEINKETFKDAVYISDNSPIEKEGIYFIKEGITTSYNGTGTITNLIIIGDNSQVKSSLNVNKQIKLIQPTASQGHFICKNINIVGTTELNNQIFTYNTDNNPFKYVIFDQCQIVPAPGKHLLYLSTNTRSIKNFYIENSIFKSEETNEKNVISLGGSTSQEYQNVVFKNNIFYCISGKVSKFSLFKGQNAGITKCTIENNTFINMETATTAMVYTSKLPTISIKNNIFWTNTTGANDCYILRIGNPSTGDICVNNIVYKSMSYTWQMCYGGKLPFAGAEELKSVTSNPFDGGTFDLDKGIFIPSAEYAQYGASIN